Proteins found in one Sporosarcina sp. FSL K6-3457 genomic segment:
- a CDS encoding helix-turn-helix domain-containing protein, whose product MHELLDVSEVAKRLKCNKNTVYDLIKSGRLVGLKLGRMKVSTMELDDFMRRYAGHDLTDPNNIRQLEVASIR is encoded by the coding sequence ATGCACGAACTACTCGATGTATCAGAAGTTGCAAAGCGCCTAAAATGCAATAAAAATACAGTCTACGACTTAATCAAGTCTGGAAGATTAGTAGGATTGAAACTTGGCCGTATGAAAGTTTCAACGATGGAACTGGATGATTTCATGCGGAGGTATGCAGGTCATGACCTAACTGATCCAAATAATATCAGACAGCTGGAGGTGGCATCGATTAGGTAA